In the genome of Constrictibacter sp. MBR-5, one region contains:
- the lpxC gene encoding UDP-3-O-acyl-N-acetylglucosamine deacetylase, which translates to MPASGQIGLHTGPTAATAPRTALKARQGTLARAIGCEGAGLHSGRPVEMRILPADDDSGIRFRRTDVARGAGEILARWDSVVDTKLCTVLGNRHGTRIATVEHLMAALVGAGVDNAVIEIDGPEIPAMDGSAAPFLDLFAAAGTVEQDTVRRAIRILKPVCVTEPGKRVALSPAPDYRLDVTIDFPNRAIARQTVACSLRRDAFRRDIAPARTFGFFEEVAELQAAGYARGGSLENAVVICGQTIMNPEGLRFPDEFVRHKMLDAIGDLFLAGAPILGRFEGVCLGHTLNNRLLKALFADPTAWTWEPAPATTPTPGLH; encoded by the coding sequence ATGCCCGCATCGGGACAGATCGGCCTGCACACCGGACCGACCGCCGCCACGGCGCCGCGCACGGCGCTGAAGGCGCGCCAGGGCACGCTGGCCCGCGCCATCGGCTGCGAGGGCGCCGGCCTGCACAGCGGTCGGCCGGTCGAGATGCGCATCCTGCCCGCCGACGACGACAGCGGCATCCGCTTCCGCCGCACCGACGTGGCCCGCGGCGCCGGCGAGATCCTCGCGCGCTGGGACTCCGTCGTCGACACCAAGCTCTGCACCGTCCTGGGCAACCGGCACGGCACCCGCATCGCCACCGTCGAGCACCTGATGGCGGCCCTGGTCGGCGCCGGCGTCGACAACGCCGTGATCGAGATCGACGGCCCCGAGATCCCCGCCATGGACGGCAGCGCCGCCCCGTTCCTCGACCTCTTCGCCGCCGCCGGCACCGTCGAGCAGGACACCGTGCGCCGCGCCATCCGCATCCTGAAGCCGGTCTGCGTCACCGAGCCGGGCAAGCGCGTCGCCCTGTCGCCCGCACCCGACTATCGCCTGGACGTCACGATCGACTTCCCCAACCGCGCCATCGCCCGCCAGACGGTCGCGTGCAGCCTGCGCCGCGACGCCTTCCGCCGCGACATCGCACCCGCCCGCACCTTCGGATTCTTCGAGGAGGTCGCCGAACTCCAGGCGGCCGGCTATGCGCGCGGCGGCTCGCTGGAGAACGCGGTCGTCATCTGCGGCCAGACCATCATGAACCCCGAGGGCCTGCGCTTCCCCGACGAGTTCGTGCGCCACAAGATGCTCGACGCCATCGGCGACCTGTTCCTGGCCGGCGCGCCGATCCTCGGCCGCTTCGAAGGCGTCTGCCTGGGCCACACCCTGAACAACCGCCTGCTCAAGGCCCTGTTCGCCGACCCCACCGCCTGGACCTGGGAGCCCGCCCCCGCCACCACGCCGACCCCCGGCCTCCACTGA